Part of the Salmo salar chromosome ssa10, Ssal_v3.1, whole genome shotgun sequence genome is shown below.
CCGGTACACCCTCAGCAGCCGCTGGCACAGGGTCTGGTGCAGCCGCAGGAAGAAGTACCAGTTGTTGTTGACGAAGAAcaggttgtagactccgtccaGCTCCTTCTGGTGCTCTGCCTCGGGGTCTCTCAGGtccaccttctcccctccttctGGGGCCAGGCTGTGAGAGGAGGCTCCACCCAGCTCCGCTGTCTGAGGAGAGGTGCAGCGCCGCCGCCTCGACTCCCCATTCAGTTGCTGTTGTTGCTGCGGCTGGCCAACTGGTGTCGCCACTGCTCCTGTTATGCTGCTGCTAACACCACCTCCCcggtctcctccctcctccacctcggCCTCTTCGTCCGTCCACTCCTCCGTCTCACTGAGCTCGCCGCGGCGGGAGAAGaataggtcagggacaaagtgcTGGATGATGCGCTTGATATGGTCCTTGTCATCCTTGTGGATGGTGGGCTGGCGTTTGACGTGGTAGATGATGAGGGAGGCAGCGTCCTCCAGGATCTGCTTGTCCTCATAGGTGAACACCATGTGTGGCTCGCTGACCACTGCTGCACTGCTCCCATCACGCCCCTGCTGGCCCACGCCCCCCTCCTCTGTGCTCTGCTCCTGACGCTGAGGGGTACAGACGTgttagacacagagaggagatgttCTCCTGTGCTCAGAACATTTGATGTATCAGTTTATCAATACAAAGAAAGTAGACTGAATTGACAGCAGAGTAGTCACCTCATCATAAACACTTTCAATCTCATTGAGCAGGCTTTTGGATCGCAGGGCCTTCATGTCATTCTGCTTGAAGTTGACCCCCTGGTGGTCCAGGGACTTGAGGTAGGCCTTCTCATACTGCTCCCTCCAGATCTTGTTGAAGCCCTGCTGGgcttctctccactcctcctccttcGCTTTCAATCTACAGACACAGCAGAGAGGACATGGAAGAATTAACACACAGCTAGATTCACATTAGCCAAGTATCTTAGTTACACccctggatgtgtgtgtggtttgtgtgtgcaCCCTGACCTCTTGAGCACCACAGGCACAGCAGTAGCAGGGCTCCTCTTCAGACCCTCTATAATCTCAGGGGCCTTGTCGCCATAGATACGGTAGACGGCTCGGCGCTGGATGACCTCAGAGGTGCCACCTAGACAGTCGTCCAGACGGAAGCGGTCCTGGTCCTCGGGCGACAGACGGGACAGCTTCTTCTGAACACTCTCCAGGACCCGGATGGTGGCCAGGTTTGTCTCCAGGACCACATCCAACTTGAGGAAACAGGAAAATAACCATTAGCAATCGTTCTGGAACATGTTCATCTAAATTATTCTGCAGAATGATGCTCTGGGTAGATAAGGGAGAACAGTCCGTTTGTATATAATTGGTGGCTGTAGTAATAGTAGTTCTGATATCTCATCTTGCTTACTTCAAACCTCTCATCCTCACAGCGATGAAGCTGCTCCTCATATGGGGTTTTCTTAGAGCTTGCAAACGTAGAGTCCTCTGACCACGAGGGGAAGGAAACCCAGGTGTCATTCAACACCTGTAAATGCAGGAAGTCAGGACTTTAACACCTGTTTGGTTTCACATTCAATAACCATACAATTAAGAATATCATCATTAAAGCCAACCAGAAGCCATTAGTGTCTGGGAAAAATAACCATCACATGCTCAATTCTGATTGGTTGTTACCAATACCTTATCCTCACTGACACAGATGTCAAGTTAAAAGCTCCAACTAAACATTGGGCAAGTTGAACTCTAAAAGAATGTGGGGGGGGGAAATGACTAAGAACTGGCATGCACTGACAAACAAAACTTGTATGGGAGTAGATTCACAGCTACTGGAGCAATAGTAATCCCTGTCAAGGCCATATATCTAGCCCTCAAACAACTTGTTTCTGTCTTCCACTACCAGACTCAAAAAATGCTATGAACTTGGACTAGAAATCAGTGCAGGAATGGCAACTCTTAAAAAACAGAACTTATTTAATTTCTGCAGACCTCTTTGCAGATGGCAGTGCGACCGCTGCACTTGGGCTGCTGGTAAGTCTTGGGTAGTGCTCTGTAGCTGGATCCCAGGCGCTTGCAAGATGCATAGTCAAcctccctgcccccaccaccttcCATGTAGCGGTCTGACAGGCCAGACATTGAATGAGAGAGCTCTTTGTCCCCCAGAAATGACTTGAACTGGGTATATAGCTCTGGAAACTTCCTGGaggaaataatgaacatgtacaaATAAATGAATGGGATCAAGAGGAGACTTGGCAAAACATACTGCCCTTCATAGAGTACAAAAATATCAGTATGCATTTATTTACTCCGGAAGACATCAGTGACTGTTCCCTTTGAAAGCTCCCATGGTCCAATGCAAGCTCCCACAGTCCACTTACCCCAGAAAGGGGGTGACAAGCTGCAGCAGCTCTGCTCCCGaaaccacttcctggttaaaCAAAGCAATGCAGCGGAGGAAGTTTTCATACACCTCCTGGCTCTTGAAGAAACGTCGAACCTGCAACGAATCAAAACATTGTCATTGGTGACCAAGGATTACATGACGCCTGTCAGAGCCAAAACATTATGGAATCATTCCAACACTGACACCTGTCCTGTCTTGAGCATTACCTTGTCAAAAAAGGTGAACTCCCGCAAGACTCCATGCTTCCCAACTGAGGCAAAGGACTGGTCTTGGGAGCACGAAAACTTCATCTTTTTCTAAAATAACCAAACCATAACCAATCACATACAGTAAAGGTCTTCTAGGAAAATGCTCAAGCATATGAATGTGTGATTAAGTCCAAACCTTGAGCAGTGGCGTCATGTGCGGCAGCAGCATGGGCCTTGATCTCTTCTTGCTATGTTTGCTCATATCCTCATCCTCTGCCCTCTTCAGTTGGTCTTTCCCTGTCAGGGAGCTGCCAGTGAACTGAAAGGACACAGAACTGATAGTTCGATATAGCAACACAAATGGCACTGAAAATCAACTGATCAAACATAATGACCATGGACAGGTAACATTCTCAGAAAGAAGTGGAAAATACTAACCAATGATCTCTTAGCATCTGGTAAGAACTGTCCAAACTCAGCCAGTAAGTCCTCTTGGCCTTTGAAGAGGCTGGCCACTTTTGAGAAAACTTCATCCTCTGTCATCCCACTACTACTACGACCCCGGCTCTCCTTGACTTCAAGCTGCTCCTTCTGAAAACACAAAAACAGACCGTTGTTCCATCTGAGTAACTGTGATAGGATACACACTCATCTGCAACAATTTAAAGTGGCCTTGACCTAGATGCTAGCAAACAACTTCACTTTAAGCAGACATCAATCAAATGTGTTGTTTTCAAGTGACAGAAAAACAAATCAATTACCATATTGATGACACAGTGTACCTGGTAAGTGTGTAGTATCTCAAGGAAGGATCTGTAGATCTCTGGATGGTCTAAGAAGCGGTTTTTGATCTTGTTGACATAGCTGATAGCACTGTCAAATTCTACAGGGCTGGGCTCCGAGGCAGGGGGGGACACCGAGGAGGACTGTGGCTGGGACTGGCTCTCTCTGCTGGGGAGTGGCAAGGACAGTCTACTGGGGGGTTCTGGGGGTCCAGAGGACGAGGAGATGCTTTCAGGCGATGCCACAGCTTCACTTTGGGCAGAGCCAGCTTCAGCAACAGATGAGCCAGTGGCACTCACAGCAGGGCTTGCAATACTCTTCCCCTGGCCTGGGGAGACCTACCAAAGAAAAGGCGCACTCATGTTTAACATAAATTAACTTCACAACATGCATCTTAAGCGCACCTTCGTGTGTGACCATGTGGTCTGCTCTGGTGGAAAAGTTGTAGCACACTCCACTTATATATAGGCCCACTACCAGTACTTTGTGTGGATATTGATTCATAAAACTGGGTTACACAACTTGTTGTGCAGAGGCAGCCAGTAATACGATTGTCTGGAAACCCAATCAATACACATTTATAGTGACCCACCTGGGCAGAGAAAGGTGACTGAAGAAAAACCACTCCATTCTTGGGAATCTCTATCCGATAGCCTGGGGGCAGGAAGGCATTGAATCCTAAGACAAGGTCCGGGTGTCCGTGGAAGAGCTGAGACACACGGTTTATAACACCTGGTGTGTCAATGCTatgaaggaggagagaaagactTTTATAGGGACAGAGGACATGACCTTAAATGAGATGGCATTAAGAACATCTGCTTTTCAATgcatttaaaggcccagtgctgtGAAAATTGCTATACCTTTGTGATTTAAATTCTTTCATTATGTCAAGAAATTTGTTGTATATTCCAGGGTCATTCCCAAATCGTATTTTCACTTGGTCCAGATATGATAGGGCATCTTCAACCTGAGGGTAAAGATAATGGTGAGGCATTAGagcaaattgtatttttttctctccataaaAAGCAAGAAATTAAGGGGCCCACTGCAGAACATCAACAAAgaacagtgtggtgtgtgttatgttatcACTGTTATTACACGTTCACAAACACAGGGGCAAACCAATCATGTTGCTCCTCAATGCAGTCATTAGCTGAATAACTTATGGCATGTCTTGACCATAACTCGTTTAGCTAACTAGCTTTCCAACTATCTACCAGTATTATTTGCAGCTACACTTCAAATAATAGGCAGATACAAAAAAATCTTACTCAGACTAGTTTAAATAGGCTTACTATACACGACATCGAAACACCTTTGTCTTTGATACATTAACGTAGCTCAAATCTGGCCAACTATGAAAACGTAAACTgtatggttagctagctaacaaaatcGATGGTTTTGTGTGCTTGGTGGAAAACAAGGAATACGCCtgaataaacaataacaaaacgtTTGGGTTTTCTAAATATACCATTCTGTTCATAATCAAGCAAGTGAACCGACGAGTATGTTTGCTAGCTGTCGACCTCGGATTACAAACCAGCAAAGACAAGTCTCCCATTTTGTGCCAACAAACACCATCCCATTCTAGACAACGCACGTTTGACTTTGTTCTGCCTGGTAGTGTGGGCAGAGAAGGTGAACAAGGAACTTCGGATGTCCGAAGTTATCTGACAATCAAACTAGGTAGCTTCTAGCCAGCCAAATCAACTTGCTAGATAACTAACGTTGTGTCCTACTGGGCTGTATTTGGAAGACCTAGTGACTCATTACTAAAATCGTGTTTAACGCCATTGAAGAACCCAAGTTAGCTGGCGTTTGCTAACCTCCACTAAAGTACTGTGCATGCATGCGACAACAAACGCCAACTAGCGTTATCTAGCTAGTAACATTCCAATCAGAACCCCTTAtgattagctagcaagctaactcgTTAGCATCAAGAGATGGCCAATATCTGACGAACACAAAATGGTTCTGAGGAAGACTTTTCCATTTTTGTTCCCGTCTCTTACCTTCAGTTTCTGAAAGTGCTGTTGTTGCACTTGTTTTTGTACAACATAGGCCTTGTCTTGAATTTGGTTTATTTGCTTCGTGTTGCTGTGTGCCTGAATTTTCGCCATTATCCCGGCGATAGTAGCCACTACTACTTGATTATAAGCCTCAATATATGGTTGTTGGCTAGCCGACAAATATTGCTCTTCGTCGGGAAACCAGCTAGCAACGCTTatttggctaacgttagccagcaagCAAGAGGGAAAATCCAACCAGGTAACTTAGCTATGAGGATAAGCTACTACTCGATTTGACTTTGATTAAACGCCATTATTGGTCCAACGAGTGACTACTACTGGTGCGCTATGTCAGAGTGAAGCCTCTTTTAAAACAAGCTTTGAGACAATGGTTGCTGATTATGTTATTTTAAATAAACGATTGACTGTCTCTTTAAATTCGGCGGCAGCTGTGC
Proteins encoded:
- the sin3b gene encoding paired amphipathic helix protein Sin3b isoform X1, with the translated sequence MAKIQAHSNTKQINQIQDKAYVVQKQVQQQHFQKLKVEDALSYLDQVKIRFGNDPGIYNKFLDIMKEFKSQSIDTPGVINRVSQLFHGHPDLVLGFNAFLPPGYRIEIPKNGVVFLQSPFSAQVSPGQGKSIASPAVSATGSSVAEAGSAQSEAVASPESISSSSGPPEPPSRLSLPLPSRESQSQPQSSSVSPPASEPSPVEFDSAISYVNKIKNRFLDHPEIYRSFLEILHTYQVHCVINMKEQLEVKESRGRSSSGMTEDEVFSKVASLFKGQEDLLAEFGQFLPDAKRSLFTGSSLTGKDQLKRAEDEDMSKHSKKRSRPMLLPHMTPLLKKKMKFSCSQDQSFASVGKHGVLREFTFFDKVRRFFKSQEVYENFLRCIALFNQEVVSGAELLQLVTPFLGKFPELYTQFKSFLGDKELSHSMSGLSDRYMEGGGGREVDYASCKRLGSSYRALPKTYQQPKCSGRTAICKEVLNDTWVSFPSWSEDSTFASSKKTPYEEQLHRCEDERFELDVVLETNLATIRVLESVQKKLSRLSPEDQDRFRLDDCLGGTSEVIQRRAVYRIYGDKAPEIIEGLKRSPATAVPVVLKRLKAKEEEWREAQQGFNKIWREQYEKAYLKSLDHQGVNFKQNDMKALRSKSLLNEIESVYDERQEQSTEEGGVGQQGRDGSSAAVVSEPHMVFTYEDKQILEDAASLIIYHVKRQPTIHKDDKDHIKRIIQHFVPDLFFSRRGELSETEEWTDEEAEVEEGGDRGGGVSSSITGAVATPVGQPQQQQQLNGESRRRRCTSPQTAELGGASSHSLAPEGGEKVDLRDPEAEHQKELDGVYNLFFVNNNWYFFLRLHQTLCQRLLRVYRQAERQLLEHRAEQNRERLLMAEGRRDKASDLAMELRLKQPSEVELEEYYPAFLDMVRSLLDGNLESTQYEDTLREMFTIHAYIGFTIDKLIQNIIRQLQHLVSDEVCLQVAELYLAERKRGAAGGNLSSQCVRAAWETSYQWKSERVMAEENCFKVLFIQNKGQVTLTIELLDTEEAQADDPLDVQCLSSYMEQFVGTESTLCSQTEGYFFKPVFLPRNLRHFRRWQVRQVEAMRCRRKWHRQLGVESAGSLDCRFKLNTHKMVFVMNSEDYMYRRGALVKARKSQHRVAVKQHERFDKWHQGWLAEHVPPAADRSVHDWLMGEEEEDMIPCKTTCLNTQVKGLPVNRYQVHYSRKPPSSP
- the sin3b gene encoding paired amphipathic helix protein Sin3b isoform X2; protein product: MAKIQAHSNTKQINQIQDKAYVVQKQVQQQHFQKLKVEDALSYLDQVKIRFGNDPGIYNKFLDIMKEFKSQSIDTPGVINRVSQLFHGHPDLVLGFNAFLPPGYRIEIPKNGVVFLQSPFSAQVSPGQGKSIASPAVSATGSSVAEAGSAQSEAVASPESISSSSGPPEPPSRLSLPLPSRESQSQPQSSSVSPPASEPSPVEFDSAISYVNKIKNRFLDHPEIYRSFLEILHTYQKEQLEVKESRGRSSSGMTEDEVFSKVASLFKGQEDLLAEFGQFLPDAKRSLFTGSSLTGKDQLKRAEDEDMSKHSKKRSRPMLLPHMTPLLKKKMKFSCSQDQSFASVGKHGVLREFTFFDKVRRFFKSQEVYENFLRCIALFNQEVVSGAELLQLVTPFLGKFPELYTQFKSFLGDKELSHSMSGLSDRYMEGGGGREVDYASCKRLGSSYRALPKTYQQPKCSGRTAICKEVLNDTWVSFPSWSEDSTFASSKKTPYEEQLHRCEDERFELDVVLETNLATIRVLESVQKKLSRLSPEDQDRFRLDDCLGGTSEVIQRRAVYRIYGDKAPEIIEGLKRSPATAVPVVLKRLKAKEEEWREAQQGFNKIWREQYEKAYLKSLDHQGVNFKQNDMKALRSKSLLNEIESVYDERQEQSTEEGGVGQQGRDGSSAAVVSEPHMVFTYEDKQILEDAASLIIYHVKRQPTIHKDDKDHIKRIIQHFVPDLFFSRRGELSETEEWTDEEAEVEEGGDRGGGVSSSITGAVATPVGQPQQQQQLNGESRRRRCTSPQTAELGGASSHSLAPEGGEKVDLRDPEAEHQKELDGVYNLFFVNNNWYFFLRLHQTLCQRLLRVYRQAERQLLEHRAEQNRERLLMAEGRRDKASDLAMELRLKQPSEVELEEYYPAFLDMVRSLLDGNLESTQYEDTLREMFTIHAYIGFTIDKLIQNIIRQLQHLVSDEVCLQVAELYLAERKRGAAGGNLSSQCVRAAWETSYQWKSERVMAEENCFKVLFIQNKGQVTLTIELLDTEEAQADDPLDVQCLSSYMEQFVGTESTLCSQTEGYFFKPVFLPRNLRHFRRWQVRQVEAMRCRRKWHRQLGVESAGSLDCRFKLNTHKMVFVMNSEDYMYRRGALVKARKSQHRVAVKQHERFDKWHQGWLAEHVPPAADRSVHDWLMGEEEEDMIPCKTTCLNTQVKGLPVNRYQVHYSRKPPSSP